In the Anaerolineae bacterium genome, GGGTTGTGCTGACCCAAAAATGGGGGAGAGGCGAGGCCAATCTGACCATCTGGGGGCGAAGAGCCGTATCTAGCAAGCAATTCAGGGGTGGTGGCTCTCTCAAAAATTAGTTTTTCGACAGTCTCTCTCGATGGGAGGCACGCTCTCCCTGTACATGGCTGGTATGTACCCAGACATCTTTCACGGCACTGCTCCAATCAACGGCGCGCTGTTCCTGAAAAACCCGGATTTTGCGCGGCTGGCGTTTGGTCACAACCTGCCCGAAACGGTGCCGGGCGTTGGCTCGGACATCAAGCAACCCGGCGTAACGGAACTGGTCTATCCGGTCGTGCCGGTCCCCGCCGTGCGCCAGATTTATGCTTTGATGGGCGTAACCCGCGATCTGCTGTCCGCTATCCAATGTCCGGCGCTGATCTTTCAATCCAGAGACGATCA is a window encoding:
- a CDS encoding putative esterase/lipase, with protein sequence MGGTLSLYMAGMYPDIFHGTAPINGALFLKNPDFARLAFGHNLPETVPGVGSDIKQPGVTELVYPVVPVPAVRQIYALMGVTRDLLSAIQCPALIFQSRDDHVVHPDNAPFIYENIGCSDKELIWLENSYHVATLDYDKELIAEKILSFIQRLL